One genomic window of Pseudanabaena sp. FACHB-2040 includes the following:
- a CDS encoding CYTH domain-containing protein, with translation MGQEIERKFLVTGDAWRSLGTGTLYRQGYIPTPDSRTVRVRLVGDQGYLTLKGPAVGIVRPEFEYPIPAADATEILETLCDPPLVEKVRHRIPQAELLWEVDEFLGANQGLIVAEVELPDATYELQLPEWVATEVTADPRYLNVNLAKHPFSEWAL, from the coding sequence ATGGGCCAGGAAATCGAACGAAAATTTCTCGTGACTGGCGATGCTTGGCGATCGCTCGGTACTGGCACACTCTACCGCCAGGGTTATATCCCAACTCCAGATAGCCGTACGGTGCGAGTGCGGCTGGTGGGCGATCAGGGATATTTGACATTAAAAGGTCCGGCAGTGGGAATCGTTCGCCCTGAGTTCGAGTATCCTATCCCCGCTGCCGATGCCACTGAGATTTTAGAAACCCTCTGTGACCCGCCATTGGTTGAAAAAGTACGCCACCGTATTCCTCAAGCGGAGCTGCTGTGGGAAGTGGATGAGTTTTTGGGGGCTAATCAGGGGCTGATTGTGGCTGAGGTGGAGTTGCCCGATGCAACCTACGAGCTGCAGTTACCTGAATGGGTGGCTACAGAGGTGACGGCTGACCCTCGCTATCTCAACGTTAATCTGGCTAAGCATCCCTTTTCTGAATGGGCTCTGTAA
- the sds gene encoding solanesyl diphosphate synthase — MTSATSLFAPVETDLKLLTKNLRNLVGARHPILYAAAEHLFDAGGKRIRPAIVLLLSRATLPSQDITAKHRRLAEITEMIHTASLVHDDVVDEAEVRRGVPTVHSSFTNRVAVLAGDFLFAQSSWYLANLDNLTVVKLLSQVIMDLAEGEIQQGLNRFDAELSLEAYLEKSYFKTASLIANSAKAAGVLSDLPETACDQLYDYGRNLGLAFQIVDDILDFTSSDEVLGKPAGSDLKSGNLTAPVLYALEENPFLATLIEREFAESGDFDQALAMIHSSRGIERSRELAAQHARQALGCLQVLSPSESRQALLDLSEYVLRRLY; from the coding sequence ATGACTTCAGCAACCTCTCTTTTCGCGCCGGTTGAGACTGATCTAAAATTACTAACCAAGAATCTCAGGAACCTGGTTGGTGCCCGACACCCAATTCTCTATGCTGCTGCAGAGCATCTGTTTGACGCTGGAGGAAAACGTATCCGCCCCGCTATTGTGCTTCTGCTGTCGCGGGCGACACTGCCCAGTCAAGACATCACCGCCAAGCATCGGCGGCTTGCTGAAATCACTGAGATGATTCACACAGCTAGCCTAGTGCATGACGATGTAGTAGATGAAGCCGAGGTCAGGCGAGGTGTGCCTACCGTGCACAGCAGCTTTACCAACCGAGTGGCGGTGCTGGCAGGAGATTTCTTGTTTGCCCAATCCTCCTGGTATCTGGCTAATCTGGACAATCTGACAGTAGTCAAGCTGCTGTCTCAGGTGATCATGGATTTGGCTGAAGGGGAGATTCAGCAAGGGCTCAATCGATTTGATGCTGAGCTATCGTTAGAGGCTTATTTAGAGAAGAGCTACTTCAAAACAGCCTCGTTGATTGCCAACAGTGCTAAAGCCGCAGGCGTCCTCAGTGACCTGCCAGAGACAGCTTGTGACCAGCTCTATGACTATGGGCGTAATCTGGGACTAGCCTTCCAAATTGTGGACGACATTTTAGACTTCACTAGCTCTGATGAGGTGTTGGGCAAGCCTGCTGGGTCGGATCTTAAAAGCGGTAATCTCACGGCCCCTGTCTTGTATGCTCTGGAGGAAAATCCGTTCCTAGCCACGCTCATCGAGCGGGAGTTTGCAGAATCAGGTGATTTTGACCAAGCTCTCGCTATGATTCACAGTAGTCGAGGAATTGAGCGCTCACGAGAACTGGCTGCTCAGCATGCCCGCCAGGCCCTGGGCTGTTTGCAGGTGCTGTCGCCCTCAGAGTCTCGTCAGGCTCTGCTTGACCTGTCTGAGTATGTGCTACGCCGGCTTTACTGA
- a CDS encoding carbohydrate kinase has protein sequence MSGRVICLGEGLIDRLFGQPDPAENPLASWQDLPGGAPANVASALAKLGTSTNFIGCLGSDAPGQRLIQALQAAGVGCDAVQRHRSAPTRIVLVMRDAKGERQFVGFHLPDPAGFADAYLQAGALDQSLFAEAAYLVMGTLGLAYPDTGAAMAQALTWAQQYGLTTIVDVNWRPAFWPEAVTATKNSPSHPAPATARALAPQRILSFLTQVDLLKLSQEEAHWLFQTDDPLAILDYLPQLKAVLVTAGAQGCCYATPQGQGRLPAHDIESEDTTGAGDAFLAGFIHQLDSQGLESLEDPSAMEQILRYASAVGALTTMRPGAMAAQPRANEVEAFIYLNPLP, from the coding sequence ATGAGTGGTCGAGTTATTTGCCTGGGTGAGGGGCTCATCGATCGGCTGTTTGGCCAGCCTGATCCGGCTGAAAATCCTCTAGCTAGTTGGCAGGATTTACCGGGAGGAGCCCCGGCTAACGTGGCTTCGGCCTTAGCCAAGCTGGGCACGTCGACTAATTTTATCGGCTGTTTGGGGTCTGATGCGCCTGGCCAGCGATTAATCCAGGCACTGCAGGCAGCGGGGGTTGGCTGTGATGCCGTTCAAAGACATCGCAGCGCACCTACTCGGATTGTGTTGGTGATGCGAGATGCTAAAGGAGAGCGGCAGTTTGTTGGCTTTCACCTGCCTGATCCGGCTGGGTTTGCTGATGCTTACCTGCAGGCTGGGGCGCTGGATCAGTCGCTGTTTGCTGAAGCTGCCTATCTAGTGATGGGAACGTTGGGTTTGGCCTATCCCGATACAGGGGCGGCGATGGCGCAAGCATTGACCTGGGCACAGCAGTACGGCTTGACAACGATTGTAGATGTCAACTGGAGACCTGCCTTTTGGCCGGAAGCGGTGACGGCTACAAAGAATAGCCCCTCGCACCCGGCTCCTGCCACGGCCCGGGCTCTTGCGCCTCAGCGCATCCTATCCTTTTTGACCCAGGTGGATCTGCTCAAACTGTCGCAGGAGGAGGCTCACTGGCTGTTTCAAACGGATGATCCGCTGGCTATTCTCGACTACCTTCCCCAGCTCAAAGCTGTTTTGGTGACTGCTGGAGCCCAGGGCTGCTGCTATGCGACTCCGCAGGGGCAGGGCAGGCTGCCCGCCCACGATATTGAGAGTGAAGACACAACGGGAGCAGGCGATGCCTTTTTAGCTGGGTTTATCCATCAACTCGATAGCCAAGGCCTAGAGAGCCTGGAAGACCCCTCAGCCATGGAGCAAATCCTGCGCTACGCCAGCGCGGTAGGAGCCCTAACGACGATGCGGCCGGGAGCGATGGCGGCCCAACCACGAGCTAATGAAGTCGAAGCCTTTATTTACCTCAACCCTTTGCCGTAG
- the murI gene encoding glutamate racemase, whose translation MSNWLAPGGVTANPSRIGIFDSGVGGLTVLRELYRQLSNESILYFGDTARLPYGSRSPEEILQFVREILTWMASQGVKMVMMACNTSSALALEQVQAEFPFPILGLIWPGARAAAQQGQRIGLIATSATVKSDAYRQAILEVHPDRQVWQVGCPEFVTLIEQNRIHDPYTYQVAKQYLAPLKAAQIDTLIYGCTHYPHLAPVLQTLLPSRVSFVDPAVHMVAAAAQELDALGLRSNVPAWPTEFYVSGAPSQFAQVAVQWLGHLPTVRQVRLPAATSLPTVNLSSGQLDTSS comes from the coding sequence ATGAGCAACTGGTTAGCTCCTGGTGGTGTGACTGCAAATCCTTCGCGCATTGGGATTTTTGATAGCGGTGTCGGTGGTTTAACCGTCCTGCGTGAGCTGTACCGACAGCTGTCGAACGAGTCTATTTTGTATTTTGGCGATACGGCTCGGCTGCCCTACGGTTCCCGCTCTCCCGAGGAAATTCTGCAGTTTGTCCGAGAAATCCTCACTTGGATGGCCAGCCAAGGCGTGAAGATGGTGATGATGGCCTGCAATACTAGCTCTGCCTTGGCGCTAGAGCAGGTGCAGGCGGAATTTCCCTTTCCTATTCTGGGCCTGATTTGGCCGGGGGCACGAGCAGCTGCTCAGCAGGGTCAACGGATTGGACTAATTGCCACATCCGCCACAGTCAAGAGCGATGCCTACCGTCAGGCAATTTTAGAGGTTCATCCAGATCGGCAGGTCTGGCAGGTGGGCTGCCCTGAATTCGTCACCCTGATCGAGCAAAACCGCATTCACGACCCCTATACCTATCAGGTCGCTAAACAGTATCTGGCCCCTCTTAAAGCCGCTCAGATCGACACTCTGATCTACGGCTGTACCCACTATCCCCATCTTGCCCCCGTCCTTCAAACCCTCCTACCCAGCCGCGTCTCCTTTGTTGATCCTGCAGTTCACATGGTGGCGGCAGCAGCTCAAGAGTTAGATGCGCTAGGACTGCGCAGCAATGTTCCAGCTTGGCCCACCGAGTTTTACGTCAGTGGAGCTCCCAGTCAGTTTGCTCAAGTTGCGGTGCAATGGTTAGGTCATTTACCAACGGTGCGTCAAGTTCGCCTCCCGGCAGCGACCTCTCTACCGACCGTCAACCTCTCTAGCGGGCAGCTAGACACTAGCAGTTGA